The window GAGCCTAGGCACGGGGCCAGGAGGGCTGCCGCCTCACTGAAGAGTAATACCAGGCCTTGAAGGATAATTGGTCTCTGTTCCCTCCTCTGTTGCTACCTGTTAGAGGACATTGCAGTTGGTGATTCAGGAACTAGCGATGACAGGAAAGCTCATGTCCTTAGGAATGAACAGCACATGTTGACTCCAGAAAGAATTTTGGACAAATGctttatttgtactttgtgaAACGTAAATTTAAATCCAACTACTTGGTTAAGTTACGGTAAGATCGTGGTTTGGGTTAAAACTCCCAAGCAAAACTTTTAAATGCATTATATTCTTACAGCCACAGGTGGACGCCAGATATATGCACCATGCCATTGCAAtatcaacatttttttacatacataacacaacatGTATCTCCACCCTGACAGGCACAACCCCTACCTTAGTTATTATGAATGATGTGACATATGAACATGAAACTGCAACCAGCTGACCTGTCAGATCAACTGTGAAATCATTTGATTACCACTTGGTGCCTGAGAGAAGGTATCCAATGCAACCTGCCCTATCTTAAaagagttcttttttttaaacagggcATCATCTGTAACCAATAGATGTCCTCCTCTTACAAAATGAGAGCCTGCTCAACAGATGTCTCTTGCTTCCCTTTCTCTTATTCTCTATTTACATCTTAAATGGCACCTCTTAAGCCAGAATCAAAGGTTGGTTACCGATTCTCTAGGcaacataaaagaaataaatgagcGTATTGGTACATGGAAATCTCTGTATATTTACAGCATGCAGTTAAGGGGATATACTTCTAGTGATGCAGAACAGGAGATGAGAGTTGCAATATTTTCACAGGGATCAGAACACGTTACACGTCAGAGCGCTCCAAAAAATGTTAAGGAGAGTCACATTAAATTTGTAAATTGGCAAACTCACAGTTAAGTGCTTATCTACTCAATAGAATCAATCAATAAAATACACTATGGTCCATTTTATTCAGAGAAACAAGTGTAATCCAGAATAATGTTAAAAATCCATCAAATGGCCTCTGAACCTGAACTTTTCAACAAATGTAGAAGTCCTGTGCTGTATTACATACAATCACTTCACCACTGCTACGGCGAAGGGTTGCTGAGTCCCACAGTCCTTACCCTGCCATCATATGTTTGATGCTGTTTATAGTTTGTGTGGGAAAAGTGAGAATTTCGAGGAATTTAAAGAAACTACCCAGGAGACATAAAAGTTTTATAGATGTGATTTCTTTGTTCTTCCAATGAGGACCTCCACCTGTTTCTGATGATGTGAGCCAGAGCCTGTCCCGTTCAAGAGGCTGAACCCTCCTGATGTGTTTGACCAGTTCCAACTAGCAGGATTTGATGAACATGAATGGACCCTCAACAACAACatttgggggtgggggtgatgaAGATGTGCAAGTAGAAGCAGAGAGGCTGCATATGCAAAGAGACCTGGAGCTGTGACCAGGCAGGCAGTCCTGCCAGCCCAGACTTAAGCAGTAAAACCTGTGGATCTATGAGGGCACATGCAACTGTTCGGAGATGAAAGACAGGCTTTGACTTTCAGAGGAGGCCTGAAGGTGGGGAGGGGGCTGTAGGGGGCACTTCTGAGGGTCTGCCATCAGAACAGCTGGGTCATTTTCTAATTGACCTAATTCTAGGATACGCTTCAGACTTGCATAATCAAATATATATCAATTCGATATTAAAAGGGGGGGTGAatgtgagaaatatttattgtcAACAATCAACAGTAGCAGAACTAAACAGAGCCTGCTGCTCATTTTTAAACAAGATCCTTCATTTTCTCTGCCAGCATCTGCTGCTCACACGTCTTGGAAGATGTTTCACAGCCAGGGCATCTCTTCATGGTAGTGAGTGTGTTCCATCTGTTAGAGATTTAAGGGTTACATTTTTGAGGATGACGTGTGATAAAACAGGGAGGTATGGGTCAAAATGACTAGACTCAGTCAGTGACAGAGCCATTCCTCCTGGGCCGTACCACATGTTTTAATCTATACAGGCATCTGTTTGAAGTTCCCAATGAATACcatcagtgctgctggtgaCTTCATACCATTTAACTGTCTTTAAGCACAATACGGAGCAATAAGTTACTCTACACTGATGAAATCTTCATGTCATCAGTGATGTTTCTACATCAGAAAATGAAGGCAAAACATGATCTAATAATTGATCTGATTGACAGCTAGAACTACTGGATCTACAAAAAGTCTAAAGCATCCTCACTCAATTATCATTGTGCTAACCTGTCATAGCTCTGAGCTATAGAAATGACCATAAAGGTGAGCAGCTCTGAAATCTTCCTTTAAACCTGAAGTGAAAGATGGCGTCAGCCAAATATTTGTCTTTTCCCCACTTTTCAGACAAGCATGTAAAGAGATGCGTAGTCTCACTTCATAAAGCTGTGGTAGAATAGGAAATGGTCAAGACCAATAAAAGTAACCACATCAAATAAACCATAGAGGATCAAAAGAACCAGCGCTTGCACAATTTTCCctcaataaattaaaaaaagaaaaaaagaggggcaGTCTGAAGCCTTGATCGCTGCCTGGAGTCCTGCCCCCGCTTCTGCGATTGGCTGGACGGACACACAAGGGGGGAAAGTTTGAATAAAATACACGAGTATGGCACTACAACTTGTTCTGTCTGCTTCTCGGCGCATTTTCAACAACATTTAAGTATGTTCAGAAATGTAACAGCGTGATTAGAATTGATCCCAGACTTCTTTTGAGTGCAGTAAACTACATTTGGAGGATTTTGGAGGACAGCAAGTGAAATTTGTGCGTAATTGCCACTAGTTTCTCAGCGCCGTCAGGTCTGTTTTTGTTCGTATCCCAAGGCAATACAGTTTATTTGGAGGAAGGACGTGTAACATCTAAGATGACTAAGATGGCAGCTTTCAAACTGCTTTCATCagttctgatgctgctgctgctgcagtcggGGGTTTTTTGCGCACGGAGGTTCCGGGGTGGCCGCAATCCACAACCAAGACgcgcacctcctcctcctcctcctcctcctcccacgtaCCGGGCTGGTGATCGGGGTGAGGCCGCGGAGAGTTTCCCCCTGGATTTCACCGCGGTGGAGGAAAACATGGATAATTTCATGACACAGGTGAAGAACCTGGCGCAGTCTCTGTATCCATGCTCGGCGCAGAAACTCGACCATGACATGAAGCTGAACTTTTTGGAAAATACATCGGTTACCTGCAACGATGGAAGCAGCGCTGGGTATGTACTATCTGATAATAATCATTTCAAAAATGGCCAGTCTAGGGTCAGCTGTTCGGTGTGGGCCATGTACAGTAGGAGTCATTTTCTGCTTATTCTCTTTGAATAAACCCATAATCCGAGCGCATCACCATCGTTAGGGAGAATTAAAATGTTCCGAATATTATTTCtactaaacatttaaagtggCATATTAAAAAGAAATCATTAAAAACAGTCTAAGCCCTAAACGGTGCCATGTTCTAATACAGATAAGGCTCAGCTTCGCAGCTGCTTTGCGTCAGCGAAGCGTGAAATTTGCGGATAGCCGCATGGTCTCCGCTTCATTTCCTTTGGCTTAAATTAGAATGCAGGATTTGCTTTGCAGAAAGTTTAGATTGAAGTTTCAGATACCCGCCCATCACCCTCTCTGTCCGTCTGACTCTAACATTTTAACAGCAGCCTATACAGTTACGTGGCTAAGATTGGTTCTTGTTTTATATTTGCTTGTTgcttaatatataataaaacatatatatatatatatatatatatatatatataaaacattgaATATAAACAAACGATAAAATGATGATTAATAACTGGATCTCTGCAAATGTTGGATAATTTGTTGAGAAATCAGTGTGCAACCTAATTCTGTTTTTGGTTGATCACTAAAAGACCACTGTCATCACACAGGTATATAGTCTGTGAGAGAACCTTTATTTAGGTTATATGAGTCTAGAGAACATGGCTGTAAAAAGGGTCTGGGAGGCATAATGCATGAAATGTGTGTCTAAAACAGCAAAACATGCCTCTCTTAGGAATTCACAGTAAAAGGTGTTAACATTAGTAAGCATGCTGTTAATTATTTGCAGTGATGTCAGTATAAATTGTACTGTTACAGTTGCCCATCAACTTTTAGATGACTGTCACAGTTTGATGAAGGTAGGATTTGATATGAGCGACTAATCCCTGTTAAAGCTCAGAGAGAGCAGTGTGTGAGCTGTAAAGCTTTTGGCTTTTTAAGAGACAGGCACAGAAAGCGGTTACTGGCAGATGGCCTATTCATCCACTGTGCCTGTTATCAGTTAGATTACTAATCCATCTGACAATGCCAGTGTTACACATGCATGCTTAAAGACATGGAAAGCTTTAACGCTGCCATTCCTCTCTTGCATGTGATAAACTGAGTGGGGCTGACACAGATTCCTTTCCATCTCACTACGAATCACTTTGTGCACTATACACAAACTATAAGAgtataaaacactgaaatgtaaTCCAGTATCTGAGCATTAGACAAGTCTGTTTTCCTTAAATGTATGTGGCAGGCTTTAGAGTTTAGACATCAAATACAAACAGAAGCATCTGCTCCATTTGCTGCTTTACATGTAAATCCTGTTGAATGAAGGATAACGATGCATGTACCATGAAGCGTTGCCCTCTTCTGGACTAACACAATAGAGCACACATCCATGCATGCATTAATATGTGACCAATAGATGCCTAGAAATATGGAAATGccaaacacatataaacatatatatctCAAGTGTTGCATATTGCTTTAGGTGCCTCGTTTCTTCATATTGGTAAAAGCTCAAAGCACTAAAGCTGTGTAATGTTGAAGATAGAACTTTATAGATATATAAATACTatatctatataaataaaaacccAGATTTGAGGTACTTGGTTTAGGATTAGGTCGGGTGGCATTGATCATGGTTTCTGGATGTGGTAAGGACCAAAGAATGATGGTCAGGGTATATAAGGTATTCTTCTGTGTCTACAGTGGGGAGATGTTTCATCTATATTTAACATATTATATGACATTTCTTGTTGTTTAGTTTATGATGTCTACAAAGGTCTTATTTGATGTTTGCTTCTTGTAGATACTACCTTAAGGAGTCTCGAGGCAGCAGACGATGGCTGATATTCTTAGAGGGTCAGTATTTAGAATAAACacttttttatgtatattatttataatatctgtgatacagtatgtttttttgtgtgtctgtgtgcaggtggtTGGTATTGCTTCACCAAGGAAAACTGCGATAGTCGATACGAGACCATGAGGAGATTGATGAGCTCCTCCAAGTGGCCCCAAACTAAAACAGGTCTGCATCAGCTCGTTTGTGTAGATGACTGTGTTTCCATTCCCGTTAGCTTCCTGTGGCCTCACCACAGGGTGAAAAAAATAGATCCCTTATTATTATGTCAGACACAGTGTTGAAGCAACGTGGGGTTACCTGGCGCCCACTGCCACAGGAACAGTCTTCATCATTGCTCTGTAATAACTGTAATCCTTTTGTTATGACAGAGAGTAAGATGAGGTGTCTAGGAGAGCCAGAATGGCTAATGATATATGTTGATGTGTCTCTACAGGCACAGGGATCCTGTCTCCACTGCCGGAGGAAAACCCTCACTGGTGGAATGCCAACATGGTGTAAGcagacttctgtgtgtgtgtgtgcgcacgcgcaCGCATGGTGCGTGTGTGATCATTGATGCTTTTTTGTTTACAGCTATGAAGATTAATTTGAGGTTGGTTGTGCAGGTTCGTACCTTACTGCTCCAGCGACGTGTGGAGTGGAGCTACAGTCAAAACAGAGCAACGTAAGGCATGACCTCACAATTATAGTGCTGTAGTTGTAATTACATTTCACAGCctcgctctttctctccctATATGTGAAGGTGGTTATGCCTTCATGGGCTCACTGATTATTCAGGAGGTTGTGAAGGACTTGCTGAACAAAGGGTTAGACAATGCCAAGGTGCTTCTTTTAGCAGGAAGCAGGTACGCTCATGAACACAAACGCTTTTATCTCTCATTTATGTTGATGTGTGCGTACTGATAAGCATGTGTCATGTTGCGGTGTACAGTGCCGGCGGTACTGGAGTTCTCCTGAACGTGGATCGTGTAGCGGAGCTACTGGAGAGACTTGGACACACTGGAATACAAGTGAGAGGCCTCTCTGATTCTGGTTGGTTCCTGGACAACAAGCAGTACGACTGCACCGAGTGTGTGGACGCTGTCAGCTGTGCCCCCACTGAGACCATCAAAAGAGGCATCAAGTATGGGAAAAACAATAAATCAGTAGCATATTTGAATGCAGTGTTGAGATTATGAGGATGCTAATGTAAGCATCACCTCCTGTTTGTCAGGTACTGGGGAGGAGTGGTGCCTGAGAAGTGCAAACAAACCCATGAAGGAGAGGAGTGGAACTGCTTCTTTGGATACAGAGTCTTCCCATCCATAAAGAGTGagtttgtgttctgtgtggtACATATATCActaagagggagaggaagaagctggacagagtcatcaggaagtccagctctgtcctgggccgctctctggactcagtgcaggaggtgggtgacaggagggtcctgacaaaactgacatccatgctggacaatgagtcccaccccctgcaagacaccctgtcagccctgcagagcagcttcagtggcagactgctccaccctcggtgtgtgaaggagagattcagaaggtctttccttcctgctgctgtcagactgtataataaacacttctgataggtgcaatactcacacaccacagtgtacaataaattatttatttagtttttgatgcactatgtacagttttcttataaaccacttctacctccactcatctgtgcaataactgttcatatgtaaactgtctattctataatgtatatatctttttattggtagtctattttataatgtatatatctttttcttaacttatcccttgctgtctgtatgccgttgcaaaaatgcaatttccccattgtgggactaataaaggtttcttaatcttaatcttaatacaTTGACAAACAGGTAAGCAGACAGTGTTAATGTGCTCTGCTTCATTCTCCTTGTGTAGGCCCTGTGTTTGTGGTCCAGTGGTTATTTGACGAGGCTCAGTTAACAGTGGACAACATCCAGCTGACAGGCCAGCCTGTGCAGGAAGGCCAGTGGCGCTACATCCAAAACCTGGGCATTGAGCTGAGGAACACGCTCAAAGACGTTCCGTAAGCTAAAGTCTGCATTTTAGCAGAAATGCTGTAGGGGGATTATCGAACTTATTGTGCTGACTGTGTTCTTTGTTCCAGGGCTATGTTTGCTCCAGCATGTCTGTCACATGAAGTTATAACCAGAAAGTGAGCATGGTTTCATCTTTTAGTGCACGAGTGCTCTTCATGTAAGGAGAGTGTCTACATATGAGCTGACAGCACCctcttgtgttgtgttgcagctactGGATTGATGTTCAGGTCAAAGGTACCTCCCTGCCTCGGGCACTTCACTGCTGGGATAGGAGTCTTCATGAAAACAGGAATAACAAAGCTCCACCCAAAGGCTGCCCTGTGCACCTGATTGACAGCTGCCCGTGGCCACACTGCAACCCCACCTGCCCCACCATCCGAGACCAGTTCACAGGACAAGAGATGACCGTCATTCAGTTCCTCATGCACATGGGCTTTGATGTGCAGAAAATGGCCCAGCAGCAGGGCATGGACCCCAACAAGTTACTGGGCATGCTCAGTAGCGGCAGCTAggaacacacatacatgcagtgTCTCCAAGCTAAACCAAGCAGAGCCGGCTAGTCTCTCTCTGGCCAGGCTAGTACCTCCAGCTACCCATCCTAATCTGCAACCTGCTCTACCTGCAGTATAATCCCATCCCCTTCCTGTTTAGTGCAGACCTCAGTCAACACAGGGCAACAAGACACGGCACACATCTCTTTATCTGTGGAAAcaatttttttcctttgtaaaAGAAATGAATACCATGAATGTAATCCAGTTTTAAGGATGATTTTTACCCTTTGTGCTATTcattgtttaaaaagaaaaaacaaggaTGCTGTTGGCTAATCATACATCTTCTCCAAACTGTTTACAACCTGCAACACAACTATTAACTGACACCAAGGCAGAAACAGGGGTGTGTGACAAGGGGAGAGAAGCACTGGATCAGGAAGGAAACTTTTTACCTCAAGAACAATAGCACACAGTAGAAGTCTGTCTATTGTGCTGACACTGACACTCATACAACCTTTGTATTATGCCAGTCGGATTAACACTTTCTTTAAATCAAACATATCCTGACTAATATAGTCAAACAAGTAACAGGCAGGCTTTACTGTGGTTCCTGTCCTTTGATAATATCCCTTTAATGGTAACCCATTACTGACAGTGTTAAAATCATGTCTTGAAGAATTATGGTGCCCAGTTAAGTTTGATTGTGGTGCTAAAAGTCTAAAGTCTACCAATAACTACACACAGAATCCACCACAGTGCCCTTACATCTAGTCTATACCTCACTCTCACTGGCTACAGCACCACGAGAGGATTGTTCAGATGTCCATGCTAGATCACCTCGGTCCTCACACCAATGCAATGAACATTCAAAGGGAGAACTATTGTGaattgtatatttttgtatCGGTTCTTTCCAGGGTTCACTAGTGTAACTCCcttgttattattttataatagAAATcacttgtttttaaatgtaatggcattgttttatataataatgttgTTTTAAAGGACTTCTGTTTCATATCTCTTACCATAAAGTAAGTATTTCTAATTTTATTCTGTAACATATTTTGtaacaacaatataaaaagaaCTCAAGCTACAATGgtaatttacatatttattttcttatgtAAATCATATTTATAAGTGCTATTTTCACAGAGAAGTGATTCTTTGTAAATTGTAAATACattgctgtttttctctttgtgaTGTGATTGCATGTCTTTGTATCAGACCCCCCTCCCAAAGTTACATATATTACAAGGTGAACATTTTACGCAGTCTTGTTCTTATTTAAATAATGATGAATGTTAAACATATCATTAGAATATGCATTAACACAgatatttgtattttgacataTGAGATTATTGTTATGAAAAATACATCATAAAACAGTTTCATAACACATTTTCTAGATAACACCTAATATCAGTGCACTTAGTATTAATTGCTATGGCCCACTGGTGGTTTCAGTGATGGAAAGAAGCAACCTGATTGGTTGGAATTATTCCATGCTagactgtgtttctgtgtgaccAAGTTTCATTTACGTATCCAGCCAACTTGTAAACTGTGAGTTTCAACAGTTGCGGAAACATAAAACAAGTTTTACAGCAGACTTGGTACAATATGCAATGTTTACTTTTTCATGATATAGTATTGGTAGCAATATGCAGGGCTGAAAAACTTGTGTTTTTTAGGCAGTTTTAGATGCTGTCACCTTGGAGTCTGTAAATCAAATCACAGGTTAAAGTATTTTAAGCAACTCACAACCCATTTGTACACATGCAGAGGTCAAAGCGACCATCTTGTGTGGAATCATCCCTCTCAACCTGTATGTAATTTCTGTCTTTAATGCAAGTTTAGCTTCCATCCCTGTCATTACTGTGTGGGCAGCTGCCAGTTTCTTCCTTTGGGCTCTGACTCAGCCTCTTAGAAATACGACTCCCATGCT of the Parambassis ranga chromosome 8, fParRan2.1, whole genome shotgun sequence genome contains:
- the notum1a gene encoding palmitoleoyl-protein carboxylesterase notum1a; amino-acid sequence: MTKMAAFKLLSSVLMLLLLQSGVFCARRFRGGRNPQPRRAPPPPPPPPPTYRAGDRGEAAESFPLDFTAVEENMDNFMTQVKNLAQSLYPCSAQKLDHDMKLNFLENTSVTCNDGSSAGYYLKESRGSRRWLIFLEGGWYCFTKENCDSRYETMRRLMSSSKWPQTKTGTGILSPLPEENPHWWNANMVFVPYCSSDVWSGATVKTEQRGYAFMGSLIIQEVVKDLLNKGLDNAKVLLLAGSSAGGTGVLLNVDRVAELLERLGHTGIQVRGLSDSGWFLDNKQYDCTECVDAVSCAPTETIKRGIKYWGGVVPEKCKQTHEGEEWNCFFGYRVFPSIKSPVFVVQWLFDEAQLTVDNIQLTGQPVQEGQWRYIQNLGIELRNTLKDVPAMFAPACLSHEVITRNYWIDVQVKGTSLPRALHCWDRSLHENRNNKAPPKGCPVHLIDSCPWPHCNPTCPTIRDQFTGQEMTVIQFLMHMGFDVQKMAQQQGMDPNKLLGMLSSGS